A window from Littorina saxatilis isolate snail1 linkage group LG9, US_GU_Lsax_2.0, whole genome shotgun sequence encodes these proteins:
- the LOC138975364 gene encoding F-box/WD repeat-containing protein 8-like, whose amino-acid sequence MEDDLVKFRRKWLNELQDNPDTSSDKDTVGDKLQRSNVVPDQANLEKGDDRFHDDAGPVLPAQDQPFEYNANQLQAQQILDQQVDLSATYYPFRILTTLLSRAATEEGPKRVKRRRSGVDLSDKKTGSVTPKRTYFSANDETRGEGNNLPKKTKKEDVAPRELQEKKEGKDYLDLFIADLDEINEIPFFDISVPREVAVKIFWHLDVVDLCRCAQVSKSWCSLAEDELLWCHICHKLGFEKDTLTIQYNNWKSRVRQYSVIKHTLEHNWKNRTGKLHNLHHAKGGVLCSVHSHRSTIVAGYSNCETKMWDVLSGETCIFQPSSTALIIDESEEEGTISNEVLHVATCDKVTAATYSHGFVDVWSNEEGTEPKYTFTCEGSARQPSSLQLWENQNKVFLAISNGPFVQVHTVCNSEGHLKNKVAFDSTVKKTTWLQPTDLAASNSLTATLAIATNYTVNVMAVYDREIASSFDMLELHNIIDAPVTSIDARLDPSEVVVGFTLNTGPAQYFRVNVYDIMTKSISSTLMGHTACVLCVNVAESPPCQVVTGSRDRKVRVYDTRAAQYAMMTLIGHSAAVTTVQMDEWKVVSGDEAGFVSVWDQRMASKLWEMNNRHPVRYCHFDDRELVVAHVPYVKHHYNMFDYDTGLHQRHRGSLHVYDFLANQMTQGVPEICLSSYDEPQGYNYNITLAVPYDQV is encoded by the exons ATGGAGGACGACTTGGTCAAATTCAGGCGGAAATGGTTGAACGAACTTCAAGACAATCCGGATACCTCTTCTGATAAAGATACTGTTGGTGATAAACTTCAGCGATCAAACGTTGTCCCTGATCAGGCAAATTTGGAGAAAGGCGATGACAGATTTCACGACGACGCTGGTCCTGTTTTACCTGCGCAGGATCAACCGTTTGAATACAATGCCAATCAGTTACAAGCACAGCAGATTTTGGACCAGCAAGTAGACCTGTCAGCCACGTACTATCCCTTTCGCATCCTCACCACATTACTGAGTCGTGCTGCCACGGAAGAAGGACCGAAACGTGTGAAAAGGAGAAGGAGCGGTGTTGATTTGTCAGACAAGAAAACTGGAAGTGTCACTCCCAAGAGAACTTACTTTTCTGCAAACGATGAGACCCGTGGTGAGGGAAATAATTtgccaaagaaaaccaaaaagGAGGACGTGGCCCCTCGTGAGTTGCaggaaaagaaggaaggaaaggaTTATCTTGACCTtttcattgcagacctt GATGAAATCAACGAGATTCCTTTCTTTGATATCAGCGTACCCAGAGAAGTTGCCGTCAAGATCTTCTGGCATCTTGATGTTGTGGATCTTTGCCGCTGTGCTCAG GTGAGCAAAAGCTGGTGCAGTCTAGCGGAAGATGAACTCCTGTGGTGCCACATTTGCCACAAGCTAGGCTTTGAGAAGGACACGCTGACCATCCAATACAACAACTGGAAAAGTCGTGTCCGTCAATACAGCGTCATCAAACATACCTTGGAGCATAACTGGAAG aATCGTACGGGGAAGCTGCACAACCTTCATCATGCTAAAGGGGGAGTACTCTGTTCTGTCCACTCTCACAGGTCAACCATCGTTGCAGG CTACAGCAATTGCGAGACAAAGATGTGGGATGTATTGTCGGGAGAGACATGCATCTTTCAGCCCAGCAGCACCGCTCTCATTATTGACGAATCTGAAGAGGAAGGAACTATAAGCAATGAAGTGCTTCATGTTGCCACTTGTGACAAAGTTACTGCGGCAACTTACAGCCATG GGTTTGTGGATGTGTGGAGCAACGAAGAAGGAACAGAGCCAAAGTACACCTTTACCTGCGAAGGGAGTGCTCGCCAGCCCTCCTCTCTGCAGCTGTGGGAAAATCAAAACAAGGTCTTCCTTGCCATCAGCAATGGCCCCTTCGTGCAGGTGCACACTGTGTGCAACAGTGAAGGTCATTTGAAGAACAAGGTGGCGTTTGATTCCACG GTGAAGAAAACAACATGGCTCCAACCTACCGACTTGGCCGCATCCAACTCTCTTACCGCAACCCTAGCCATCGCCACAAACTACACTGTCAACGTTATGGCCGTGTATGACAGAGAAATCGCCAGTTCTTTCGACATGCTGGAGCTTCACAACATCATCGACGCACCGGTGACCAGCATTGACGCAAGACTCGACCCAAGTGAAGTGGTGGTTGGATTCACACTGAACACAGGCCCGGCTCAGTATTTCAGG GTAAACGTGTATGACATCATGACGAAGAGCATCTCGTCCACTCTGATGGGTCACACAGCCtgcgtcctgtgtgtcaacgtCGCTGAGAGTCCTCCTTGTCAGGTCGTCACAGGGAGCAGAGACAGGAA GGTGCGAGTGTATGACACACGAGCGGCCCAGTATGCCATGATGACGCTGATCGGTCACTCGGCGGCAGTGACCACTGTCCAGATGGACGAGTGGAAGGTGGTGTCAGGGGATGAGGCTGGCTTCGTGTCTGTGTGGGACCAGCGCATGGCCAGCAAGCTGTGGGAAATGAACAACAG ACACCCTGTGCGCTACTGCCATTTTGATGACCGAGAGCTGGTGGTGGCTCACGTCCCGTACGTCAAGCACCACTACAACATGTTCGATTACGACACAGGTCTTCATCAGAG acATCGAGGATCCCTTCACGTGTACGACTTTTTGGCCAACCAGATGACACAGGGAGTGCCAGAAATCTGCCTGTCATCGTATGATGAACCACAGGGCTATAATTACAACATCACACTGGCTGTGCCTTATGACCAGGTGTAA